The region CTGCCTTCAATGGTCTGCGGCCTGTGGCAGCACAATCTGCTATATAATGATCAATGGCAGCCTGGAAATCGGCCTGGAGTTCTTTTACGGTTTCTCCATGGAATGTGATGCTATCCGCAATTCCTATAATCTTGCCGGCAAAAATATTATCTCTTTGATCAAATTCGATCCGGGCCGTATACCC is a window of Pseudomonadota bacterium DNA encoding:
- a CDS encoding type II toxin-antitoxin system HicB family antitoxin, which codes for MKNVMTYKGYTARIEFDQRDNIFAGKIIGIADSITFHGETVKELQADFQAAIDHYIADCAATGRRPLKAASGKMMLRVSPEVHARAISTAKTVGKSLNQWAEDVLGKAAHV